In a genomic window of Pangasianodon hypophthalmus isolate fPanHyp1 chromosome 19, fPanHyp1.pri, whole genome shotgun sequence:
- the fbxo16 gene encoding F-box only protein 16 isoform X3 yields MKYLRQTLCAQVPEEALDFTTVLPRVISLYIFSFLDPRSLCRCSQVSWHWKSLAELDQLWMPKCLRLGWCITFTPTPFEQGVWKRHYVETVQGLHVSRPKSLDKEEFIVPEVKVIGSEFDEPTLENGESRPSVLSQQGRSLPGHASVASAKGLPPWRDSDRHPTDTIRFNYLDNLDPIEHARQARSRRTNPNTTQESTQKKALSASSYKRCKVKSMIFSSLDLGADSKRKQSRPQWATQNIVPFSSKDPEKRIRSIQWNAGIRPGPVRNPVPRLTEKSLRASLRSHRSTPTVLLAEGQTDFEDASLR; encoded by the exons ATGAAGTACCTCAGACAGACTCTGTGCGCTCAGGTGCCTGAGGAAGCGCTGGACTTTACTACTGTTCTGCCCAGGGTCATATCTCTCTATATCTTCTCATTCCTCGACCCAAGAAGCCTCTGTAGATGTTCACAG GTTAGCTGGCATTGGAAGAGCCTGGCGGAGCTGGACCAACTCTGGATGCCAAAATGCCTGAGACTGGGTTGGTGTATCACATTCACTCCTACACCATTTGAGCAAGGAGTGTGGAAGAGGCACTACGTAGAGACAGTGCAGGGGCTCCATGTAAGCCGACCCAAG tctcTCGACAAGGAGGAATTCATCGTTCCTGAGGTGAAAGTGATCGGCAGTGAATTTGACGAGCCGACTCTGGAGAACGGAGAATCGAGGCCCAGCGTCCTGAGTCAGCAGGGGCGGAGTTTACCTGGTCATGCCTCAGTGGCTTCAGCGAAAGGACTTCCACCGTGGAGAGACTCAGACAGACACCCCACTGACACGATACGCTTTAACTACCTAGACAACCTCGACCCAATCGAGCATGCAAG ACAAGCAAGAAGCAGAAGGACTAATCCCAACACAACACAAGAGAGCACACAGAAGAAAGCCCTGTCTGCTTCATCATACAAACGGTGCAAGGTCAAGTCTATG ATATTCTCATCGCTGGACCTTGGTGCAGACAGTAAGAGAAAGCAGAGCAGGCCGCAGTGGGCAACGCAGAACATCGTGCCATTCTCCAGTAAAGACCCGGAGAAGAGGATCAGGTCAATCCAGTGGAATGCTGGGATACGGCCGGGTCCGGTAAGGAATCCGGTACCCAGACTGACCGAGAAGAGTCTCCGAGCTTCACTAAGATCCCACAGAAGCACACCAA CAGTGCTACTGGCTGAAGGACAGACTGACTTTGAGGACGCCAGCCTGAGATGA
- the fbxo16 gene encoding F-box only protein 16 isoform X2, which translates to MQTKRSSWTPLNHHLSNSHVFEERKNLVGKWFDKWSDNQRKQVLQDFFSRCSVAQMKYLRQTLCAQVPEEALDFTTVLPRVISLYIFSFLDPRSLCRCSQVSWHWKSLAELDQLWMPKCLRLGWCITFTPTPFEQGVWKRHYVETVQGLHVSRPKSLDKEEFIVPEVKVIGSEFDEPTLENGESRPSVLSQQGRSLPGHASVASAKGLPPWRDSDRHPTDTIRFNYLDNLDPIEHARQARSRRTNPNTTQESTQKKALSASSYKRCKVKSMIFSSLDLGADSKRKQSRPQWATQNIVPFSSKDPEKRIRSIQWNAGIRPGPVRNPVPRLTEKSLRASLRSHRSTPTVLLAEGQTDFEDASLR; encoded by the exons ATGCAGACCAAGCGGAGCTCCTGGACACCACTAAACCACCACCTGTCCAACAGCCAC GTCTTTGAAGAGAGGAAAAATCTCGTTGGCAAGTGG TTTGATAAGTGGTCCGATAACCAGAGGAAGCAGGTGTTACAGGACTTCTTTTCCCGTTGCTCCGTGGCCCAGATGAAGTACCTCAGACAGACTCTGTGCGCTCAGGTGCCTGAGGAAGCGCTGGACTTTACTACTGTTCTGCCCAGGGTCATATCTCTCTATATCTTCTCATTCCTCGACCCAAGAAGCCTCTGTAGATGTTCACAG GTTAGCTGGCATTGGAAGAGCCTGGCGGAGCTGGACCAACTCTGGATGCCAAAATGCCTGAGACTGGGTTGGTGTATCACATTCACTCCTACACCATTTGAGCAAGGAGTGTGGAAGAGGCACTACGTAGAGACAGTGCAGGGGCTCCATGTAAGCCGACCCAAG tctcTCGACAAGGAGGAATTCATCGTTCCTGAGGTGAAAGTGATCGGCAGTGAATTTGACGAGCCGACTCTGGAGAACGGAGAATCGAGGCCCAGCGTCCTGAGTCAGCAGGGGCGGAGTTTACCTGGTCATGCCTCAGTGGCTTCAGCGAAAGGACTTCCACCGTGGAGAGACTCAGACAGACACCCCACTGACACGATACGCTTTAACTACCTAGACAACCTCGACCCAATCGAGCATGCAAG ACAAGCAAGAAGCAGAAGGACTAATCCCAACACAACACAAGAGAGCACACAGAAGAAAGCCCTGTCTGCTTCATCATACAAACGGTGCAAGGTCAAGTCTATG ATATTCTCATCGCTGGACCTTGGTGCAGACAGTAAGAGAAAGCAGAGCAGGCCGCAGTGGGCAACGCAGAACATCGTGCCATTCTCCAGTAAAGACCCGGAGAAGAGGATCAGGTCAATCCAGTGGAATGCTGGGATACGGCCGGGTCCGGTAAGGAATCCGGTACCCAGACTGACCGAGAAGAGTCTCCGAGCTTCACTAAGATCCCACAGAAGCACACCAA CAGTGCTACTGGCTGAAGGACAGACTGACTTTGAGGACGCCAGCCTGAGATGA
- the fbxo16 gene encoding F-box only protein 16 isoform X1, translated as MPFALRETLGSKMQTKRSSWTPLNHHLSNSHVFEERKNLVGKWFDKWSDNQRKQVLQDFFSRCSVAQMKYLRQTLCAQVPEEALDFTTVLPRVISLYIFSFLDPRSLCRCSQVSWHWKSLAELDQLWMPKCLRLGWCITFTPTPFEQGVWKRHYVETVQGLHVSRPKSLDKEEFIVPEVKVIGSEFDEPTLENGESRPSVLSQQGRSLPGHASVASAKGLPPWRDSDRHPTDTIRFNYLDNLDPIEHARQARSRRTNPNTTQESTQKKALSASSYKRCKVKSMIFSSLDLGADSKRKQSRPQWATQNIVPFSSKDPEKRIRSIQWNAGIRPGPVRNPVPRLTEKSLRASLRSHRSTPTVLLAEGQTDFEDASLR; from the exons ATGCCTTTCGCTCTTAGAGAGACACTTGGTAGTAAGATGCAGACCAAGCGGAGCTCCTGGACACCACTAAACCACCACCTGTCCAACAGCCAC GTCTTTGAAGAGAGGAAAAATCTCGTTGGCAAGTGG TTTGATAAGTGGTCCGATAACCAGAGGAAGCAGGTGTTACAGGACTTCTTTTCCCGTTGCTCCGTGGCCCAGATGAAGTACCTCAGACAGACTCTGTGCGCTCAGGTGCCTGAGGAAGCGCTGGACTTTACTACTGTTCTGCCCAGGGTCATATCTCTCTATATCTTCTCATTCCTCGACCCAAGAAGCCTCTGTAGATGTTCACAG GTTAGCTGGCATTGGAAGAGCCTGGCGGAGCTGGACCAACTCTGGATGCCAAAATGCCTGAGACTGGGTTGGTGTATCACATTCACTCCTACACCATTTGAGCAAGGAGTGTGGAAGAGGCACTACGTAGAGACAGTGCAGGGGCTCCATGTAAGCCGACCCAAG tctcTCGACAAGGAGGAATTCATCGTTCCTGAGGTGAAAGTGATCGGCAGTGAATTTGACGAGCCGACTCTGGAGAACGGAGAATCGAGGCCCAGCGTCCTGAGTCAGCAGGGGCGGAGTTTACCTGGTCATGCCTCAGTGGCTTCAGCGAAAGGACTTCCACCGTGGAGAGACTCAGACAGACACCCCACTGACACGATACGCTTTAACTACCTAGACAACCTCGACCCAATCGAGCATGCAAG ACAAGCAAGAAGCAGAAGGACTAATCCCAACACAACACAAGAGAGCACACAGAAGAAAGCCCTGTCTGCTTCATCATACAAACGGTGCAAGGTCAAGTCTATG ATATTCTCATCGCTGGACCTTGGTGCAGACAGTAAGAGAAAGCAGAGCAGGCCGCAGTGGGCAACGCAGAACATCGTGCCATTCTCCAGTAAAGACCCGGAGAAGAGGATCAGGTCAATCCAGTGGAATGCTGGGATACGGCCGGGTCCGGTAAGGAATCCGGTACCCAGACTGACCGAGAAGAGTCTCCGAGCTTCACTAAGATCCCACAGAAGCACACCAA CAGTGCTACTGGCTGAAGGACAGACTGACTTTGAGGACGCCAGCCTGAGATGA